In one Brassica oleracea var. oleracea cultivar TO1000 chromosome C9, BOL, whole genome shotgun sequence genomic region, the following are encoded:
- the LOC106317885 gene encoding transcription factor RAX3-like has protein sequence MGRAPCCDKANVKKGPWSPEEDAKLKDYIENSGTGGNWIALPQKIGLRRCGKSCRLRWLNYLRPNIKHGGFSEEEDTIICNLYVTIGSRWSIIAAQLPGRTDNDIKNYWNTRLKKKLLNKQRTEFQEARMKQEMVMMKRQQQGHDHINGSTDLYLKNMFGSSPWPLLQQLPHHQVPLVMMEPTSCNYYQTSPSCNLEQKPLITFNNMVKIEEEPEKTNPDHPQHQNSITNPFDVSVSQLLLDPDYYLGSGGGGEGDFAIMSSSTNSPLPNTSGDQNEHQQQEILQWFGSSNLQTEASSDMFLNNIGNLETNEDTRFYSSLAGAGAAPAGGTTSTSADQSTISWEDITSLVNSEDASYFNGPN, from the exons ATGGGAAGGGCACCGTGTTGTGACAAAGCCAACGTGAAGAAAGGGCCTTGGTCTCCTGAGGAAGATGCCAAACTCAAAGATTACATCGAGAATAGTGGTACAGGAGGCAACTGGATCGCTTTGCCTCAGAAGATTG GTCTAAGGAGATGTGGGAAGAGTTGCAGACTAAGGTGGCTCAACTATTTGAGACCAAACATCAAACATGGTGGCTTCTCTGAGGAGGAAGACACCATCATTTGTAACCTTTATGTTACTATTGGTAGCAG GTGGTCTATAATTGCTGCACAACTGCCGGGAAGAACGGACAACGATATCAAGAACTATTGGAACACGAGGCTAAAGAAGAAGCTTCTAAACAAACAAAGGACAGAGTTCCAAGAAGCTCGGATGAAGCAAGAGATGGTGATGATGAAGAGACAACAACAAGGACATGACCACATCAATGGTAGTACGGATCTTTATCTGAAAAACATGTTTGGATCATCACCATGGCCATTACTACAACAGCTTCCTCATCATCAAGTACCTCTTGTGATGATGGAACCAACAAGTTGTAACTACTACCAAACGTCACCCTCTTGTAACCTAGAACAAAAGCCACTTATCACTTTCAATAACATGGTCAAGATTGAAGAAGAACCGGAGAAAACAAACCCTGATCATCCTCAGCATCAAAATTCTATCACAAACCCTTTTGATGTCTCCGTCTCCCAGCTCTTGTTAGATCCTGATTACTACTTAGGATCAGGAGGAGGAGGAGAAGGGGATTTTGCTATCATGAGTAGCAGCACAAATTCTCCATTACCAAACACAAGTGGTGATCAAAATGAACATCAGCAGCAAGAGATTCTTCAATGGTTTGGGAGTAGTAATCTTCAGACAGAAGCAAGCAGTGATATGTTCTTAAACAACATAGGGAATCTTGAGACCAACGAGGACACAAGATTCTACTCATCATTAGCCGGTGCTGGAGCGGCTCCGGCAGGAGGAACGACGAGCACATCGGCAGATCAAAGCACAATAAGTTGGGAGGACATAACCTCTCTTGTTAATTCCGAAGATGCAAGTTACTTCAATGGGCCAAATTAA